Proteins from a genomic interval of Methanofollis formosanus:
- the gatC gene encoding Asp-tRNA(Asn)/Glu-tRNA(Gln) amidotransferase subunit GatC, whose product MVSETEVAHIAILADIGISNEELAEFTGQFNAILEYFDLLDQVEAGERPEAGTTNVFRDDDIVASLPLDDVVKGAAESEDGYIKAPRVVL is encoded by the coding sequence ATGGTTTCTGAAACTGAGGTAGCACATATCGCAATACTCGCAGATATCGGGATATCAAACGAAGAACTCGCCGAGTTCACCGGACAGTTCAACGCAATCCTGGAATATTTCGACCTCCTCGACCAGGTGGAGGCCGGTGAAAGACCTGAGGCCGGGACGACCAATGTCTTCAGAGACGACGACATCGTCGCCTCCCTCCCCCTCGACGACGTCGTGAAGGGTGCCGCCGAGTCGGAAGACGGGTACATCAAGGCCCCGCGGGTGGTGCTCTAA
- the gatA gene encoding Asp-tRNA(Asn)/Glu-tRNA(Gln) amidotransferase subunit GatA, which translates to MGVVTFDAEDRWNAFVTLCRKAEHRDDGPLAGVRVAVKDNISTAGIQTTCGSAILKGYVPPYDAHVVTLLREAGAAIVGKTNMDEFGMGTTTESSAYGPTTNPVDVSRVPGGSSGGSAAAIAGGLVDMALGTDTGGSIRCPAAFCGIVGLKPTYGRTSRYGLIAYANSLEGVGPMGRTVGDVSRLFSAIAGHDPRDATSLDRPYDHTPAPEVKGLRIGVPAEFFGKGVDPAVAAEVRAAIETFTELGAEVVECTMPSMQYALAAYYVTCTCEASSNLARFDGVRYGPGADTIRSWHDAYQDHRKEGFGAEVRRRIMLGTFALSAGYYGKYYGKAQAARKNVREDFARLFADVDVVAGPTMPTTAFKLGEKSDPLSMYLADILTVPANLAGVPAISVPCGTVDGLPVGLQLIGPHFGEERIIDAAAAFEEVRA; encoded by the coding sequence ATGGGAGTCGTCACCTTCGACGCCGAAGACCGCTGGAACGCCTTCGTCACCCTCTGCCGGAAGGCCGAGCACCGGGACGACGGACCCCTTGCCGGGGTCAGGGTCGCCGTCAAAGACAACATCTCCACCGCCGGGATTCAGACCACCTGCGGCTCGGCGATCCTCAAGGGCTACGTCCCGCCGTACGACGCCCACGTCGTCACCCTCCTCAGGGAGGCCGGGGCCGCCATCGTCGGCAAGACCAACATGGACGAGTTCGGGATGGGGACCACCACCGAGTCGAGCGCCTACGGCCCGACCACCAACCCGGTCGACGTGAGCAGAGTGCCGGGCGGGTCTTCAGGCGGGAGCGCCGCGGCCATCGCCGGCGGCCTCGTCGACATGGCCCTCGGCACCGACACCGGCGGCTCGATCCGGTGCCCGGCCGCCTTCTGCGGCATCGTCGGGCTCAAACCCACCTACGGCCGGACCTCCCGGTACGGGCTCATCGCCTACGCCAACTCGCTCGAAGGCGTCGGCCCGATGGGGCGGACCGTCGGGGACGTTTCGCGGCTCTTCTCGGCCATCGCCGGCCACGACCCCCGCGACGCCACTTCCCTCGACCGCCCGTACGACCACACCCCGGCCCCTGAGGTGAAGGGCCTGCGGATCGGTGTCCCGGCCGAGTTCTTCGGCAAGGGCGTCGACCCCGCCGTCGCCGCAGAGGTGCGGGCGGCCATCGAGACGTTCACCGAACTCGGCGCCGAGGTCGTCGAGTGCACGATGCCGAGCATGCAGTACGCACTCGCCGCGTACTACGTCACCTGCACCTGCGAGGCCTCCTCGAACCTGGCCCGTTTCGACGGCGTCAGGTACGGCCCGGGCGCGGACACCATCCGCTCCTGGCACGACGCCTACCAGGACCACCGCAAAGAAGGCTTCGGCGCCGAGGTCCGCCGGCGGATCATGCTCGGAACCTTCGCCCTCTCCGCCGGGTACTACGGCAAATACTATGGCAAGGCCCAGGCGGCCAGGAAGAACGTGAGAGAGGACTTTGCCCGCCTCTTCGCCGACGTCGACGTCGTCGCCGGCCCCACCATGCCGACGACCGCCTTCAAACTCGGCGAGAAGAGCGACCCGCTCTCGATGTACCTCGCCGACATCCTCACCGTCCCGGCCAACCTCGCCGGCGTGCCGGCGATCTCGGTGCCCTGCGGCACCGTCGACGGTCTTCCGGTCGGGCTGCAACTCATCGGACCACACTTCGGGGAGGAGCGGATCATCGATGCCGCCGCCGCCTTCGAGGAGGTGCGGGCATGA